One window from the genome of Marinobacter sp. LV10R510-11A encodes:
- a CDS encoding LuxR C-terminal-related transcriptional regulator: MTQTIIVADDHPLFRAALKQAVNQAVPDADIVEVDSIKALQASVASHPDADLVLLDLNMPGAHGFSGLVFMRGQYPGLPVVVVSGSEELQVMRRSIDYGASGFIPKSAPLPTITGAIRRILEGDVWLPEGVADKLERMHSDTTDFSEKLASLTPQQFRVLGMLAEGLLNKQIAYDLDVSEATIKAHITAVFRKLGVRNRTQAVIAIQQMEIDPTKQSLSGS, translated from the coding sequence ATGACACAAACAATTATCGTCGCTGATGACCATCCGCTGTTTCGGGCCGCCCTGAAACAGGCGGTCAATCAAGCGGTGCCTGATGCGGACATCGTAGAAGTTGACAGCATCAAGGCACTTCAGGCGTCGGTAGCTTCGCACCCGGATGCAGACCTGGTTCTGCTCGATCTCAATATGCCGGGTGCCCATGGTTTTTCTGGGTTGGTGTTCATGCGTGGACAGTATCCTGGGTTGCCAGTGGTGGTTGTGTCAGGGTCTGAAGAGTTGCAGGTAATGCGGCGCTCGATTGACTACGGGGCGTCTGGCTTTATTCCAAAGTCGGCGCCACTGCCTACCATAACGGGGGCAATTCGTAGGATTCTTGAAGGCGATGTCTGGCTGCCGGAAGGTGTGGCAGACAAGCTTGAACGAATGCATTCAGATACCACCGACTTCTCCGAGAAGCTGGCATCACTCACACCACAGCAGTTCCGCGTGTTGGGTATGTTGGCGGAAGGGCTCCTGAACAAGCAGATTGCTTACGATCTGGATGTGTCCGAAGCCACCATCAAGGCGCACATCACCGCTGTGTTCCGCAAGCTTGGCGTTCGTAACCGAACCCAAGCGGTGATTGCGATACAGCAGATGGAGATTGACCCCACGAAGCAATCGTTGTCGGGGAGCTGA
- the acs gene encoding acetate--CoA ligase: MTNKHLYPVSSDVAKRALLNREQYDEMYRQSVDEPDAFWGKHGKRLDWIKPYTKVKNTTFDYNNVSIKWYEDGQLNASANCLDRHLETRGDQTAIIFEGDDPSDSRHVSYRELHEETSKFANVLKDLGVKKGDVVTIYMPMIVETAVAMLACTRIGAVHSVVFGGFSPEALGARVANAKSRFVITSDEGLRGGRKVPLKKNVNAALKNEAGANVEKVIVVSRTGNKDVPWVDGRDERYEDLMATASADCPPEPMSAEDPLFMLYTSGSTGAPKGVLHTTGGYMVYVSMTHEYVFDYHDGDVYWCTADFGWVTGHSYILYGPLCNGATTLLFEGVPNYPDSSRMGQIVDKHQVNTLYTAPTAIRALMAEGEACMNGTTRKSLKLLGSVGEPINPEAWEWYHRVIGNSECPIVDTWWQTETGGILISPLPGAVDLKPGSATVPFFGIKPGLVDSEGSLLEGKSDGNLVILDSWPGQMRTIYGDHERFIQTYFSAYKGMYFTGDGARRDEDGDYWITGRVDDVLNVSGHRLGTAEVESALVAHDKVAEAAVVGFPHEIKGQGLYVYVTLMQGIEPSDELKKELVQWVRKEIGPIASPDVIQWAPGLPKTRSGKIMRRILRKIAANEHDQLGDTSTLADPSVVEELIDSREFK; this comes from the coding sequence ATGACTAATAAGCACCTTTATCCGGTAAGTTCGGATGTGGCCAAACGGGCCTTGTTGAACCGGGAACAGTATGACGAAATGTATCGTCAGTCGGTCGATGAACCAGATGCTTTCTGGGGCAAGCACGGTAAGCGCCTTGACTGGATCAAGCCTTACACCAAGGTTAAGAACACCACCTTCGACTACAACAACGTTTCTATCAAGTGGTATGAAGACGGGCAGCTGAATGCGTCTGCTAACTGCCTTGATCGTCACTTGGAAACTCGGGGTGACCAGACGGCCATCATTTTTGAAGGGGATGATCCCTCCGATTCACGTCACGTTTCCTACCGCGAACTGCATGAAGAAACCAGCAAGTTTGCCAACGTACTGAAAGATCTGGGCGTGAAGAAGGGTGATGTGGTCACCATCTACATGCCAATGATTGTCGAAACCGCGGTTGCCATGCTGGCGTGTACCCGTATTGGAGCGGTTCACTCTGTTGTGTTCGGCGGTTTCTCGCCAGAAGCGCTGGGCGCTCGGGTTGCCAATGCCAAGTCTCGCTTCGTCATTACCTCTGATGAGGGTCTTCGCGGCGGCCGTAAGGTGCCACTGAAAAAGAACGTGAATGCGGCACTTAAGAATGAAGCGGGCGCGAACGTAGAGAAGGTGATCGTTGTCAGCCGCACCGGGAATAAAGACGTGCCTTGGGTCGACGGTCGCGATGAGCGATACGAGGATCTGATGGCGACTGCTTCTGCAGATTGCCCACCAGAGCCAATGAGCGCAGAAGATCCCTTGTTCATGCTGTACACCTCGGGTTCAACCGGAGCCCCCAAAGGGGTTCTGCATACCACGGGCGGGTACATGGTTTATGTTTCCATGACCCATGAGTATGTATTTGATTATCACGACGGTGATGTCTACTGGTGTACGGCAGACTTTGGCTGGGTAACTGGCCACAGCTATATTTTGTATGGCCCGCTGTGTAACGGCGCAACCACTTTGTTGTTTGAGGGCGTGCCAAATTACCCCGACAGCTCCCGCATGGGCCAGATTGTCGACAAACATCAGGTGAACACCCTGTATACGGCGCCTACCGCTATTCGAGCGCTGATGGCCGAGGGCGAAGCCTGCATGAATGGTACAACCCGCAAAAGCCTGAAGTTGCTGGGCTCTGTGGGCGAGCCAATAAACCCAGAAGCCTGGGAGTGGTACCACCGTGTGATTGGTAACAGCGAATGCCCGATTGTGGATACTTGGTGGCAAACAGAAACCGGTGGCATCCTGATTTCACCTTTGCCTGGTGCGGTGGATCTGAAGCCCGGCTCCGCGACCGTGCCGTTCTTCGGCATTAAGCCTGGGCTGGTCGATAGCGAAGGTAGTCTGCTGGAAGGCAAGTCCGATGGTAACCTTGTTATTCTGGACAGCTGGCCTGGGCAGATGCGCACGATATACGGTGATCATGAGCGCTTTATTCAGACCTATTTTAGCGCTTACAAAGGCATGTACTTTACCGGTGACGGTGCCCGTCGTGACGAAGACGGTGATTACTGGATTACAGGGCGTGTTGATGACGTGCTTAACGTGTCTGGGCACCGCTTGGGTACGGCTGAGGTTGAAAGTGCACTAGTGGCTCACGATAAGGTGGCCGAGGCGGCTGTGGTAGGCTTTCCCCACGAAATCAAAGGCCAAGGCCTGTACGTATACGTAACCCTGATGCAGGGGATAGAGCCCTCTGATGAGCTGAAAAAAGAGCTGGTTCAGTGGGTTCGTAAGGAAATCGGCCCGATTGCCTCTCCGGATGTCATTCAGTGGGCTCCGGGCTTGCCGAAGACACGATCAGGTAAGATTATGCGTCGGATTCTGCGTAAGATTGCCGCTAACGAGCACGATCAGTTGGGCGATACGTCGACACTTGCAGATCCCAGTGTCGTGGAAGAACTCATCGACAGTCGTGAGTTCAAATAA
- a CDS encoding fatty acyl-CoA reductase has product MAKQKEGAEVSSSKVLEQLRGKHVLITGTTGFLGKVVLEKLIRAVPDIGGIHLLIRGNKRHPEARSRFLNEIATSSVFDRLRQENSEALEAFLEERLHCVTGEVTQPNFGLQPEAVRELASSIDAVINSAASVNFREELDKALSINTLCLQNIAELARHNPSLAVVQVSTCYVNGMSSGQITESVVKPAGEEVPRSSAGYYEVEELIRLLKDSIADVHSRYTGKVLENKLVDLGIREANRYGWSDTYTFTKWLGEQILMKALEGRALTIVRPSIIESALEEPAPGWIEGVKVADAIILAYAREKVTIFPGKRSGIIDVIPVDLVANALILAVAEAMSEPPRPRVYQCCSGSSNPVSVGEFIDHLMAEAKTNYAAYERLFYRRPVKPFIAVNRTLFDALVGGARIPFSLARRMMQLLGQDRELKVLRNLDTTRSLATIFGFYTAPDYIFRNDDLLAMASRMGEVDKVLFPVDACLIDWAVYLRKIHLAGLNRYALKAKKTRGSGSSRVRKQAA; this is encoded by the coding sequence ATGGCAAAGCAAAAAGAGGGCGCTGAAGTGTCTTCGTCAAAAGTACTTGAGCAGCTGCGTGGCAAGCATGTTCTGATTACGGGCACTACGGGGTTCCTTGGCAAAGTCGTTCTGGAAAAACTGATTCGTGCGGTGCCGGATATCGGCGGTATACATCTGCTGATACGAGGCAATAAACGACACCCTGAGGCGCGTAGCCGTTTTCTCAATGAGATTGCTACCTCCTCAGTATTTGACCGCTTGCGCCAAGAAAATAGTGAGGCGCTCGAGGCTTTTCTGGAGGAGCGGCTGCACTGTGTTACGGGAGAGGTAACACAGCCTAATTTTGGTTTGCAGCCAGAGGCGGTTCGGGAACTGGCAAGCAGCATCGATGCGGTTATTAACTCCGCTGCCAGCGTCAATTTCCGCGAAGAGCTGGACAAGGCGTTGTCTATTAATACCTTGTGTCTACAGAATATTGCTGAACTGGCGCGCCACAATCCATCCCTTGCGGTAGTTCAGGTTTCGACCTGTTATGTAAACGGAATGAGTTCTGGTCAGATTACCGAATCGGTAGTCAAGCCCGCTGGTGAAGAGGTTCCCCGCAGCTCAGCCGGCTATTATGAGGTCGAAGAGCTAATCCGGCTTCTTAAAGACAGCATTGCAGACGTGCACTCGCGATACACAGGAAAAGTGTTGGAGAACAAGCTTGTGGATCTGGGTATCCGCGAAGCAAACCGCTACGGCTGGAGTGATACCTATACTTTCACCAAGTGGCTGGGTGAGCAAATACTGATGAAGGCGCTTGAAGGGCGAGCTCTAACAATAGTGCGCCCATCCATCATCGAGAGCGCTTTGGAAGAGCCGGCACCTGGCTGGATTGAAGGCGTGAAAGTAGCTGATGCGATCATTCTTGCCTACGCCAGAGAAAAAGTAACGATATTCCCCGGTAAACGCTCCGGCATTATTGATGTCATCCCCGTCGACCTTGTGGCAAACGCGCTTATTCTCGCGGTTGCTGAGGCAATGAGTGAGCCTCCACGGCCTCGGGTGTACCAGTGTTGCAGTGGCAGTTCCAACCCGGTGTCTGTGGGTGAGTTTATCGACCACCTGATGGCTGAAGCCAAAACGAATTACGCAGCCTATGAGCGGCTTTTCTATCGCCGGCCGGTCAAGCCCTTTATTGCGGTGAATCGGACGTTGTTTGATGCCTTGGTGGGCGGTGCTCGCATTCCATTCAGTCTGGCCCGACGTATGATGCAACTGCTGGGGCAAGATCGTGAGCTTAAGGTATTGCGCAACCTGGACACCACGCGTTCACTGGCGACCATTTTTGGTTTCTACACCGCGCCGGATTATATCTTCCGCAATGACGATCTGCTGGCTATGGCATCACGCATGGGGGAGGTGGACAAGGTTCTGTTTCCCGTAGATGCGTGTCTGATTGATTGGGCTGTGTATCTGCGCAAGATTCACCTAGCGGGTTTGAACCGCTACGCGCTTAAGGCGAAAAAAACGAGGGGCTCCGGGTCGTCCCGAGTTCGCAAGCAAGCGGCCTGA
- a CDS encoding MinD/ParA family protein, protein MSAKESRVHKVSSPRTIAVTGGKGGVGKTSIALNLALTLARHQKRVLLLDGDTDLANVSIMLGLYPERTLANVIAGECRLEDILLEADYGLHILPGASGVQECMDMEPEESFGILRALSILERRYDYVITDTAAGLQPAGMHMIAAAELACVVVTPDPASLTDAFSLIKVLKRRGYRRTPSVLINMAQGASQARSVFQRLDSAARRHLQCSLHYMGGVWRDETLRQSVLNQKPVALLPESDPSCRQFLTLADMLDVRLSQLPPRKAGIAAYWHSVSKRQPGRTHKTDVAPAVASPRERCLQAVGELESVFEQTTESALLRYDVFIRLFALLGRTPDNDTIEIIQTGLGAIAWESLNPELREHLAAHLRHLADEISLQTVLPEPFYDRIRFGDQKKLIRALKEQPSDVSLSQLLRSLTGIENNDR, encoded by the coding sequence ATGAGTGCTAAGGAATCTCGCGTACATAAGGTGAGCTCACCCAGAACGATCGCCGTAACGGGTGGTAAAGGGGGTGTGGGGAAAACATCTATTGCACTTAACTTAGCGCTCACTTTGGCTCGCCACCAAAAGCGCGTTCTACTGCTAGACGGTGATACGGATCTTGCCAACGTCAGCATCATGCTGGGGCTTTATCCTGAGCGAACGCTGGCTAATGTGATTGCCGGTGAATGTCGTCTTGAGGACATCCTGCTGGAGGCGGATTACGGTCTGCATATCTTACCGGGTGCGTCTGGTGTTCAGGAATGCATGGACATGGAGCCTGAAGAAAGTTTTGGTATCCTACGGGCCCTCTCAATACTCGAAAGACGCTACGATTACGTCATAACAGATACCGCCGCAGGTCTTCAGCCTGCTGGTATGCACATGATTGCGGCGGCGGAGCTGGCGTGCGTTGTTGTGACTCCCGACCCTGCCTCACTGACAGACGCGTTTTCCCTGATTAAGGTACTGAAGCGCCGCGGGTACCGGAGAACACCCAGTGTGCTCATTAATATGGCGCAGGGTGCCAGCCAGGCCCGCTCAGTGTTTCAACGCCTCGATTCAGCCGCCCGACGTCACCTGCAATGTTCTCTGCACTACATGGGTGGTGTATGGCGCGATGAAACCCTGCGCCAGTCGGTGTTGAATCAGAAGCCAGTTGCACTGTTACCAGAGTCTGATCCGTCTTGCCGCCAGTTCCTTACTCTGGCGGACATGCTTGATGTGCGCCTATCGCAATTACCCCCTCGCAAAGCGGGTATAGCGGCCTACTGGCATTCAGTTTCGAAGCGGCAACCGGGCCGAACACATAAAACGGACGTTGCGCCCGCTGTGGCAAGCCCTCGCGAGCGGTGTCTTCAGGCTGTTGGTGAGCTGGAATCTGTGTTCGAGCAGACAACGGAAAGCGCACTGTTGCGGTACGATGTTTTTATCCGTTTGTTCGCACTGCTGGGCCGCACTCCAGACAACGATACCATCGAAATTATCCAGACAGGGCTTGGCGCAATTGCTTGGGAAAGTCTGAATCCGGAACTGCGCGAGCATTTGGCGGCTCATCTGAGGCACCTAGCCGACGAGATCTCGCTCCAAACTGTGCTCCCCGAGCCCTTTTACGATCGCATCAGATTTGGTGATCAGAAAAAGCTGATCAGAGCATTGAAAGAACAGCCTTCTGATGTCTCACTGAGCCAGTTGCTCCGCTCGCTGACGGGTATAGAAAACAACGACCGTTGA
- a CDS encoding HDOD domain-containing protein — protein MNTLPDLQLPSLPEVTLRALEACHRDENYRAISEIVACDTALVVRILALANSSLYGPTTGIRSIDQALMRLGTRRFKTLILTAALRQILFELSGDAWQQLRDFWRHALTTAMTARALATLTRYPEADEAFMLGMLHNIGELIAINTPDLETRQQYMNRQSDIAAELVTSWGLGPLAADAMRYQQALPSELRDAGHLVKVISLASRLALSDSAGIAAAGTMFGLSEELTREINRRISDDVSTMAGSLGIPLINSYNAEPASQQLLQTVLQQAIAQQAIGFADLAGKSGAILAETVSSLTLITGLPALWFGYDNDNLVLLSSTSGQHPHLAVTAEPGGSMLTEAFNSHIPASLSGRTPTVLDRQLLSLLRTHSLTAVPVVTSDGCPGVFVLGTDGRTPDTIKELIRLFIRQLSSVLQEKNTAPENETEQAEINQKTAIEKLRRQVHEISNPLTIIRQYIHQLRNRLDDPDSRGELDVVREELDRAGNLLLQMSHDTVGDTSDKTSCLNAELQSLARLLEDSLFSASNLQFNVLTCRPPTFIAAGSSAIRQILINLTRNAAESLPDTGGTVTIKTSAPVWQGGRNWVEMEVSDTGTGVPETVRETLFTPGKTTKGEGHSGLGLSIVKQLVDDMEGIVACHTGQEGTIFRILLPAAS, from the coding sequence ATGAATACATTACCGGACCTTCAGCTCCCGAGCCTTCCGGAAGTCACCCTACGTGCTCTTGAAGCCTGCCACAGGGATGAAAACTACCGCGCGATCAGCGAAATTGTCGCATGCGATACGGCGCTCGTGGTTCGCATTCTGGCACTGGCCAACTCGTCTCTTTATGGCCCTACAACCGGAATTCGATCGATAGATCAGGCTTTAATGCGCCTTGGAACCCGGCGATTCAAAACGCTGATACTCACGGCCGCACTGCGCCAGATCCTTTTTGAGCTGAGTGGCGACGCCTGGCAGCAGTTACGAGACTTCTGGCGACACGCCCTAACTACCGCTATGACGGCGCGCGCACTGGCAACCCTGACCCGTTATCCCGAAGCTGACGAGGCCTTTATGCTTGGCATGCTCCATAACATCGGAGAGCTGATTGCCATTAACACGCCGGATCTGGAAACCAGGCAACAGTATATGAACCGGCAGTCAGACATTGCAGCGGAGCTGGTTACATCCTGGGGGCTAGGCCCACTGGCAGCCGATGCCATGCGCTACCAGCAGGCACTGCCCTCAGAATTGCGGGACGCGGGACACTTGGTAAAGGTTATAAGCCTTGCTTCTCGCTTGGCACTGTCTGATTCGGCTGGCATTGCCGCTGCAGGCACCATGTTCGGGCTCAGTGAAGAGTTAACCCGGGAGATCAATCGGCGAATCAGCGATGACGTATCAACAATGGCAGGATCCCTAGGAATCCCGCTGATTAACAGCTACAACGCCGAGCCAGCATCACAACAACTGCTCCAAACCGTATTGCAGCAGGCTATCGCCCAGCAAGCAATCGGCTTTGCCGATCTTGCCGGTAAGAGCGGCGCTATTCTCGCTGAAACCGTTAGCAGCTTGACACTGATTACCGGCCTGCCTGCGCTGTGGTTTGGGTATGACAATGACAATCTTGTTCTGCTCTCTAGTACCTCCGGACAACATCCTCATCTGGCTGTAACCGCTGAACCCGGCGGTAGCATGCTTACCGAGGCTTTCAACTCACACATACCTGCCAGCCTGAGCGGGCGCACCCCAACGGTACTCGACCGCCAGCTATTATCGCTGCTGCGAACTCACTCACTGACCGCCGTTCCGGTAGTCACCAGTGACGGTTGTCCCGGCGTGTTTGTGCTGGGTACCGATGGCCGTACGCCCGACACAATAAAAGAGCTTATACGCTTGTTTATCCGCCAGCTGTCTAGCGTTCTTCAGGAAAAAAACACGGCCCCCGAAAACGAAACTGAACAGGCTGAAATAAACCAGAAAACTGCCATCGAAAAACTGCGCAGGCAGGTGCATGAGATCAGTAATCCTCTAACCATAATACGGCAGTATATCCATCAGCTGCGAAACCGGCTTGATGACCCTGACTCTCGAGGAGAGCTGGACGTTGTACGGGAAGAACTAGATCGCGCAGGCAACCTGCTGCTGCAGATGAGCCATGACACCGTCGGTGATACAAGTGACAAAACGTCCTGCCTCAATGCAGAATTACAAAGCCTCGCCCGGTTGCTTGAAGACAGCCTTTTCAGTGCCAGCAACCTGCAATTCAACGTGCTAACGTGTCGGCCTCCGACATTTATCGCTGCTGGGTCGTCAGCTATCCGTCAGATTCTGATTAACCTGACTCGAAACGCCGCTGAAAGCCTGCCAGATACGGGTGGCACCGTTACGATAAAAACATCCGCCCCAGTGTGGCAAGGGGGCCGAAACTGGGTAGAAATGGAAGTAAGCGATACCGGCACAGGCGTACCTGAAACTGTCCGAGAAACCCTATTCACGCCAGGAAAAACCACAAAAGGAGAAGGCCACAGCGGTTTGGGCCTGAGTATTGTGAAGCAGCTTGTTGATGACATGGAAGGCATTGTTGCTTGCCACACGGGGCAGGAAGGTACCATTTTTCGAATTTTGCTACCGGCGGCCAGCTAG
- a CDS encoding putative bifunctional diguanylate cyclase/phosphodiesterase, which produces MASERTNRHSSQRLAARILVVDDEPRLASTLATLLRSCGYDATEAHGGRRACELIDTQRFDLALLDLRMPEVDGFAVMTHLENQQPACGTIVISGESSFTTVSRALRRGALDYIRKPFDPEDLVATVKGVADKQSLLKAHENIQGRLEKSEALHRYIVNSSPDIVFMLDADGRFCFINSKIESMLGYKPVELCGQHFRHILDDRDVARGIYALNAPDISADNPRTLEIRLKTRGSRRATRHFEVTAFPIDPQTWMHNGNTQGGGSGQNACYYGTARDVTERKEAEAFINFQAYHDLLTRLPNRALFKDRLELAITHAGRGSQKLAVMFLDLDRFKIINDTLGHAMGDRLLQAVTQRLESCLRKGDTLSRFGGDEFTLLLPSIHGHEDASQIARKLIKALKAPFLLGEHEVFVGVSIGIAIYPEAGSSMDQLIQNADIAMYHVKAKGKDSYRFFSESMSIDSTNRLNLERDLRLALKRNELRVFYQPQVCASTNRIMGLEALVRWQHPERGLLYPRDFLGLAEETQLISQLSEQVLDQACRDVGKWIRSGHRDLRLAVNLSPVEVEHPKFVETLMKRVKANRFPPGNLEIEITENVLMNDLDQISQKLRELADMDVRIAIDDFGTGYSSLNYLHRLPIHTLKVDQSFVKAIHSGVDDACIVNAIVAMAHGLKLEIVAEGVETESQLQYLRTLGCHQVQGFIYGPAQPATDISKLLAHTTVRTALSG; this is translated from the coding sequence ATGGCATCTGAACGTACCAACAGACACTCATCTCAGAGGCTGGCAGCGCGCATTCTGGTGGTTGATGACGAGCCACGGCTGGCGAGTACACTGGCTACTCTACTGCGCAGCTGCGGTTACGATGCCACCGAAGCCCATGGCGGAAGGCGTGCATGCGAATTAATAGACACCCAGCGCTTCGACCTTGCACTGTTGGATTTGCGCATGCCAGAAGTCGATGGTTTCGCCGTTATGACTCATCTTGAAAACCAGCAGCCTGCTTGCGGAACTATCGTAATCAGTGGAGAAAGTTCGTTTACAACTGTCAGCCGGGCGCTTCGACGTGGGGCTCTGGACTACATCCGCAAACCCTTTGACCCAGAAGATCTGGTCGCTACAGTAAAAGGCGTCGCCGACAAGCAATCGTTACTTAAGGCCCATGAAAACATACAGGGGCGCCTTGAGAAATCCGAAGCCCTTCACCGGTACATTGTAAACAGCTCGCCAGACATCGTTTTCATGCTTGATGCAGATGGCCGCTTCTGCTTTATCAACAGCAAGATTGAAAGCATGCTGGGCTACAAACCGGTTGAGCTCTGTGGTCAGCATTTCCGACACATTCTAGATGACCGTGATGTTGCTAGGGGCATATACGCGCTCAATGCACCAGATATCAGCGCAGACAACCCCCGCACCCTGGAGATCCGCCTTAAAACCCGCGGCAGCCGACGGGCCACGCGGCATTTTGAAGTGACCGCCTTTCCCATCGACCCCCAGACATGGATGCACAATGGCAACACCCAGGGCGGCGGCAGTGGCCAGAACGCTTGCTACTACGGAACTGCCCGGGACGTTACCGAACGCAAGGAAGCCGAAGCGTTTATCAATTTTCAGGCTTACCATGACCTGCTCACACGCCTTCCTAACCGGGCGCTGTTCAAAGACCGATTGGAGCTGGCCATTACTCATGCAGGCCGAGGGAGCCAAAAACTGGCGGTCATGTTTCTAGACCTCGACCGCTTCAAGATTATTAACGACACACTTGGTCACGCCATGGGCGACCGTCTGCTGCAAGCCGTAACCCAGCGTCTCGAAAGTTGCCTGCGCAAGGGCGATACATTGTCACGCTTTGGTGGTGACGAGTTCACCTTGTTGCTGCCCTCGATTCATGGCCACGAAGATGCCAGCCAGATCGCCAGAAAGCTCATCAAAGCGCTCAAAGCGCCGTTCCTGTTGGGCGAACATGAAGTGTTCGTGGGTGTCAGCATTGGTATCGCGATCTACCCAGAGGCGGGCAGCAGCATGGACCAGCTGATCCAGAACGCCGATATCGCCATGTACCATGTCAAAGCCAAAGGCAAAGACAGCTACCGATTTTTCTCCGAAAGCATGAGCATCGACAGCACGAACCGCCTCAATTTGGAGCGGGATTTGCGGCTGGCACTTAAAAGAAATGAGCTGCGGGTGTTCTATCAGCCCCAGGTTTGCGCAAGCACGAACCGAATTATGGGGCTGGAAGCCTTGGTACGCTGGCAGCATCCCGAACGTGGCTTACTTTACCCCCGGGATTTCCTGGGCTTGGCAGAAGAAACTCAACTGATCAGCCAACTTAGCGAGCAAGTTCTGGATCAGGCCTGCCGGGATGTCGGCAAATGGATCCGTTCCGGTCACCGGGATTTGCGTTTGGCCGTCAACCTTTCCCCTGTTGAAGTAGAGCACCCCAAATTTGTAGAAACCCTGATGAAGCGGGTTAAAGCCAATCGGTTCCCTCCCGGCAATTTGGAAATCGAAATCACTGAAAATGTGCTCATGAATGACCTAGATCAGATCAGCCAGAAACTTCGGGAACTGGCCGATATGGACGTCCGTATCGCCATTGATGACTTTGGCACGGGTTATTCATCACTCAACTATTTGCACAGGCTTCCTATCCACACCCTGAAGGTGGATCAGTCTTTTGTTAAAGCCATTCACAGTGGCGTGGATGATGCCTGCATTGTTAACGCCATTGTCGCCATGGCTCACGGCCTGAAGCTGGAAATCGTCGCCGAAGGCGTGGAGACTGAGAGCCAGCTTCAGTACTTACGGACCCTTGGGTGCCACCAAGTACAAGGCTTTATTTATGGCCCGGCACAGCCTGCCACAGATATCAGCAAACTACTGGCACACACAACCGTTCGAACGGCCCTGTCGGGCTGA
- a CDS encoding class I SAM-dependent methyltransferase, translating to MRDKYRYIGPVYDFLSNLYSGKNIHHCKTAMLDVETVKPGDRILFAGVGHGRDAIRAAELGADVTVVDLSETMLRKFEEAQESEAPHLTVRRIHSDIMKVEELGQYDMVVANFFLNVFDETMMVRVLEHLINLGKADANIVVGDFCYPTGNVFSRMFKKLYWYMAVFTFWLFANNAFHKIYNYPEHMQRLGLEVTEKKHFKLLNMDCYWSILGRKQA from the coding sequence ATGCGCGACAAGTACCGTTACATCGGCCCCGTATACGATTTCCTCAGCAACCTCTACAGCGGCAAAAACATCCACCACTGCAAAACAGCCATGTTAGACGTGGAGACAGTAAAGCCCGGAGACCGCATCCTCTTTGCTGGTGTTGGCCATGGTCGAGATGCCATACGCGCAGCTGAACTGGGCGCCGACGTTACCGTTGTTGACCTGTCAGAAACCATGTTACGGAAATTTGAAGAAGCCCAGGAAAGCGAAGCGCCGCACCTGACCGTTCGCCGTATTCACAGCGACATCATGAAAGTAGAGGAATTAGGCCAGTACGATATGGTCGTCGCCAATTTCTTCCTCAATGTGTTCGACGAAACCATGATGGTGCGGGTTCTAGAACACCTTATTAATCTTGGCAAGGCCGATGCCAACATTGTTGTGGGCGACTTCTGCTATCCCACCGGCAATGTGTTTTCACGCATGTTCAAAAAACTTTACTGGTACATGGCTGTATTCACATTCTGGCTATTTGCCAACAATGCCTTCCACAAAATCTACAACTACCCAGAGCACATGCAGCGCCTAGGCCTTGAAGTTACCGAGAAAAAACACTTCAAGCTGCTGAACATGGACTGCTACTGGTCAATTCTCGGCCGCAAGCAGGCGTAA